One window from the genome of Bradyrhizobium xenonodulans encodes:
- a CDS encoding KpsF/GutQ family sugar-phosphate isomerase: MPSSKPLMTQSSGPIPDSVESALRTLETESGGINALAAALRGPLGATFAKAVDLIRNAKGRVIVTGLGKSGHMGRKIAATLASTGTPAFFVHTAEAAHGDLGMITTDDVIMALSWSGEQPEMKTLVNYSARFAIPMIAVTSNASSSLGQAADIVLELPKAREACPHNLAPTTSTMMQVAIGDAIAIALLEGRGFTALEFAHFHPGGKLGAMLKFVRDYMRTGAEIPLKPLGTKMSDAVMEMSAKGLGCVCIVDDAGGVAGIITDGDLRRHMRPDLLTASVDDIMTRQPKTVPPSMLATEMIEVLNTRKITTLVVTEADKVVGIVHLHDLLRAGVA, translated from the coding sequence ATGCCGAGCTCGAAACCGCTGATGACCCAATCATCCGGCCCCATCCCCGATAGCGTCGAATCCGCGCTCCGCACGCTGGAGACCGAGAGCGGCGGCATCAACGCGCTCGCCGCTGCCCTGCGCGGCCCGCTGGGCGCAACCTTCGCCAAGGCGGTCGACCTGATCCGCAACGCCAAGGGCCGTGTCATCGTCACCGGCCTCGGCAAATCGGGCCACATGGGCCGCAAGATCGCGGCCACCCTGGCCTCGACCGGCACACCCGCCTTCTTCGTCCACACCGCGGAAGCTGCCCATGGCGATCTCGGCATGATCACCACCGACGACGTCATCATGGCGCTGTCCTGGTCCGGCGAGCAGCCGGAGATGAAGACACTGGTGAACTATTCGGCGCGCTTCGCGATCCCGATGATCGCGGTGACGTCGAACGCTTCGTCCTCGCTGGGACAGGCCGCCGACATCGTGCTCGAGCTGCCGAAGGCGCGCGAGGCCTGCCCGCACAATCTGGCGCCGACCACATCGACCATGATGCAGGTCGCGATCGGCGATGCCATCGCGATCGCGCTGCTGGAGGGACGCGGCTTCACTGCGCTGGAATTCGCGCATTTCCACCCCGGCGGCAAGCTGGGCGCGATGCTGAAGTTCGTCCGCGACTACATGCGCACCGGCGCGGAGATTCCGCTCAAGCCGCTCGGCACCAAGATGTCGGACGCGGTGATGGAGATGTCGGCCAAGGGTCTCGGCTGCGTCTGCATCGTCGACGATGCCGGCGGGGTCGCAGGCATCATCACCGACGGCGATCTGCGCCGCCACATGCGTCCCGATCTGCTGACCGCGTCCGTCGACGACATCATGACCAGGCAACCAAAGACCGTGCCGCCCTCGATGCTGGCGACCGAGATGATCGAGGTGCTGAACACGCGCAAGATCACGACGCTGGTGGTGACCGAGGCGGACAAGGTGGTGGGCATCGTCCACCTGCACGATCTGCTGCGGGCGGGCGTGGCGTAG
- a CDS encoding carboxymuconolactone decarboxylase family protein, protein MSQATPRIAPLAPPYPPEIQQQFDRIMHGAPPIVLFRVMAGHARAWDKFRAGGLLDPGPLSLRQREIVIDRTCALNKCEYEWGVHVAIFAGRAKLAEKEVRATVQGDATSSCWSPAEQALIAAVDALHHRATLDDAEFAALSAHYDEAQILEIMLLCGFYRTVSYLANGLRLPLEEKAARFPR, encoded by the coding sequence ATGTCCCAGGCCACACCGCGCATCGCCCCGCTCGCGCCGCCTTATCCCCCGGAGATCCAGCAACAATTCGACCGCATCATGCACGGCGCGCCGCCGATTGTGCTGTTCCGGGTGATGGCGGGCCACGCCCGCGCCTGGGACAAGTTCCGCGCCGGCGGCCTGCTCGACCCCGGCCCGCTGTCGCTGCGTCAGCGCGAGATCGTCATCGACCGCACCTGCGCGCTGAACAAATGCGAATACGAATGGGGCGTGCACGTCGCAATTTTTGCCGGGCGTGCGAAGCTCGCGGAGAAGGAGGTGCGCGCCACCGTGCAGGGCGATGCAACGTCTTCGTGCTGGTCGCCGGCCGAGCAGGCGCTGATCGCGGCGGTGGACGCGCTGCATCACCGCGCGACGCTTGATGACGCCGAATTCGCCGCGCTTTCGGCGCATTACGACGAGGCGCAGATCCTGGAGATCATGCTGCTGTGTGGCTTCTATCGCACCGTGTCGTATCTGGCGAACGGCTTGAGGCTGCCGCTGGAGGAGAAGGCGGCGCGGTTTCCGCGATAG